From the genome of Asterias amurensis chromosome 17, ASM3211899v1, one region includes:
- the LOC139949764 gene encoding NXPE family member 1-like, producing MIANYMYGRQVFRVVVGLCVAFICWTIMLLDSREQGNIAPPAIHDATTRLKQPHSDAGNSTDENLILKTWDGNDSSHTTRQKLERATGPSPMSITSHTKTNVQLISPRGHIQVGDIIKYRIQTRDSEGRDRIIGGDFWYATLNSANPQASTAGHVADYNNGTYEVTLLAAWAGQAEFKLILVHPSEAVNHLRNVVWPAEERVIWNGYFKHKNKTEETTTCFLRSSGPWTGLCQYPAPNALGKTILVCQKPKELSCDDFTSYNTNWDKCNQTVNRLTQGVQYLFKSPNFMQPVRIQKNETIQIDAGFLPTLDDLPRCLPDQEIPTFQGYWLKGKWHSMLCRIPDFQKDMLRKCLRGKTVLLHGDSTTGQWYRIFYKALQEGRPVEQISNKKGELKPVRSLFRSMDLTLAYYFHPDRVGDPIWGRKDMKYEVDVLDKLTTLDCRRYIIVLSPWEHFTLWTRESFIERMALVRNGVLRLRKRCPKIVIVIKGPHPRHFIFYAQILQFSDYFAKENGHILMDAFKGTGAFYLPLWDLNLAHPSPNILHMPDEIIVQELKMFLGYVCDNLTY from the exons TTGTTGGATTCAAGAGAGCAGGGAAATATTGCACCCCCTGCCATCCACGATGCTACCACACGACTGAAACAACCGCATTCTGATGCTGGGAATAGCACTGACGAAAACCTCATTCTAAAGACTTGGGATGGAAATGATTCGTCACATACGACTAGACAGAAGTTAGAAAGAGCAACCGGCCCATCACCCATGAGTATCACCAGCCATACCAAGACTAACGTCCAACTGATATCACCTAGAGGACACATTCAAGTCGGAGATATCATTAAGTATCGGATTCAGACCAGAGATTCCGAAGGGAGGGACCGGATTATAGGCGGGGATTTCTGGTACGCAACTCTAAACTCTGCCAATCCGCAAGCTAGTACAGCTGGTCATGTTGCTGACTACAATAACGGTACATATGAAGTCACATTGCTGGCAGCGTGGGCTGGTCAAGCTGAATTCAAACTCATTCTTGTGCATCCAAGTGAGGCTGTTAACCACCTGAGAAATGTGGTCTGGCCTGCAGAAGAGAGAGTAATATGGAATGGatattttaaacataaaaacaagACAGAAGAAACGACAACTTGCTTTTTGAGGAGTAGCGGGCCATGGACTGGACTGTGTCAATACCCAGCACCCAATGCACTTGGGAAGACAATTCTTGTTTGCCAGAAACCGAAAGAATTGTCCTGTGATGATTTCACCTCTTACAATACCAACTGGGATAAATGTAATCAAACAGTGAACAGGTTAACACAAGGCGTACAGTATCTATTCAAGAG CCCGAATTTTATGCAACCGGTGCGGATAcagaagaatgagacaatacAAATAGACG CTGGATTTCTCCCTACTCTGGATGACTTACCCCGATGTCTGCCCGACCAAGAAATACCAACTTTCCAGGGTTATTGGTTGAAGGGCAAATGGCACTCAATGCTCTGCAGAATACCGGACTTCCAAAAGGACATGCTGCGTAAGTGCCTTCGCGGCAAAACGGTCCTTTTACATGGCGACTCAACCACAGGCCAATGGTATAGGATATTTTACAAAGCCTTACAAGAAGGTAGACCTGTGGAACAAATTTCAAATAAGAAAGGTGAATTGAAGCCCGTACGAAGTTTATTCCGGTCCATGGACCTTACCTTAGCTTACTATTTCCATCCGGATAGAGTGGGAGACCCAATTTGGGGTCGCAAGGACATGAAGTACGAGGTTGATGTTCTTGACAAACTAACGACCCTCGACTGCCGCAGGTATATCATTGTACTCAGCCCCTGGGAACACTTTACGCTGTGGACAAGGGAGAGTTTTATAGAACGGATGGCATTGGTGCGGAATGGCGTACTTCGCTTACGCAAACGCTGTCctaaaattgtaattgttatcaAAGGACCACACCCTAGACATTTTATATTTTACGCGCAAATTTTACAGTTTTCTGATTATTTTGCGAAAGAAAATGGACATATATTGATGGATGCTTTTAAGGGCACAGGTGCTTTCTACCTACCCTTATGGGACCTGAACCTGGCACACCCTTCACCCAACATATTGCACATGCCAGATGAAATCATCGTCCAGGAACTAAAAATGTTTCTGGGATACGTTTGTGATAATTTGACATATTAA